One part of the Vogesella sp. LIG4 genome encodes these proteins:
- a CDS encoding MAPEG family protein produces the protein MHFAFWVVLIAAVLPLVWAMVAKSGGTFDNHAPRAYLAKLSGWRQRAQWAQQNAWEALTPFAAGVIIATLQQVPPERIDAAALTFLLARIAHGVLYIADQATLRSLAWTVGFGSVVYTFLLAAHRL, from the coding sequence ATGCATTTTGCGTTCTGGGTGGTGCTGATTGCGGCAGTGCTGCCGCTGGTATGGGCTATGGTGGCCAAGTCTGGTGGCACTTTCGACAACCATGCGCCGCGCGCTTACCTGGCGAAGCTCTCCGGCTGGCGCCAGCGTGCGCAGTGGGCGCAGCAGAATGCCTGGGAGGCGCTGACGCCGTTTGCCGCCGGGGTGATCATTGCCACCCTGCAGCAGGTGCCGCCGGAGCGCATCGATGCGGCAGCGCTGACTTTCCTGCTGGCGCGCATCGCGCATGGCGTGCTGTACATTGCCGACCAGGCAACGCTGCGCTCGCTGGCGTGGACGGTGGGCTTTGGCAGCGTGGTGTATACGTTCCTGCTGGCGGCACATCGACTATAA
- a CDS encoding energy-coupling factor ABC transporter permease codes for MNFVASQFPAWALWAGNALGALLLLFAASRVSWRTLDSRAVNAWLGACVVLAGFWLGRAGLQPGLSFHLLGGTVFTLLMGPALALLALAVVLAGLALGGQLEWLALGLNFVLSLLPAVALTTLMLRLAQRRFAANVFVYVFVNAFLTGAASLLLAAACGLTALLLAGAYPLEQLLENALPYYFLLAWSEAFTSGLVLAILVVYRPHWVATFDDARYLND; via the coding sequence ATGAATTTTGTGGCCAGTCAGTTTCCGGCGTGGGCGCTGTGGGCCGGCAATGCGCTGGGCGCGCTGCTGCTGCTGTTCGCCGCCAGCCGGGTGAGCTGGCGCACGCTGGACAGCCGCGCCGTCAATGCCTGGTTGGGCGCCTGCGTAGTCCTGGCGGGCTTCTGGCTGGGCCGCGCCGGCTTGCAGCCGGGGCTGAGCTTCCACCTGCTGGGTGGTACGGTGTTCACGCTACTGATGGGGCCGGCGCTGGCCTTGTTGGCGCTGGCGGTGGTGTTGGCCGGGCTGGCACTGGGCGGGCAGTTGGAATGGCTGGCGCTGGGGCTCAACTTCGTCTTGAGTTTGCTGCCGGCGGTGGCGCTGACTACGCTGATGTTGCGCCTTGCCCAGCGCCGCTTTGCGGCCAACGTATTCGTGTACGTGTTCGTGAATGCCTTCCTGACCGGGGCGGCCAGCCTGCTGCTGGCCGCGGCCTGCGGGCTGACGGCACTGCTGCTGGCCGGCGCCTATCCGCTGGAGCAGCTGCTGGAAAACGCGCTGCCGTATTATTTTCTGCTGGCCTGGTCGGAGGCTTTCACCAGTGGCCTGGTGCTGGCCATTCTGGTGGTCTACCGCCCGCACTGGGTGGCAACATTCGATGATGCACGCTATCTGAACGACTGA
- the nadC gene encoding carboxylating nicotinate-nucleotide diphosphorylase → MPTLPAFHHITRLVSDALAEDIGQQDWTALLIAADSPGNARVIAREDAVICGIAWFDETFRQVDARSQVRWQVAEGDKVAAGQCLCEISGPARALLTAERTALNMLQTLSAVATETRRYVDAIAGNRARILDTRKTLPCMRLAQKYAVTVGGGMNQRIGLYDGVLIKENHIMAAGSITAALANARALVPAGVSIQVEVENLAELQEALAAGCTLILLDNMSLDDMREAVRLSAGRAELEASGGVELASVRAIAETGVDRISIGKLTKDVRAVDLSMRFAS, encoded by the coding sequence ATGCCAACCCTTCCCGCCTTCCACCACATCACCCGCCTGGTCAGCGACGCACTGGCCGAAGACATCGGCCAGCAGGACTGGACCGCGCTGCTGATCGCCGCCGACAGCCCGGGCAACGCCCGCGTGATCGCCCGCGAAGATGCGGTGATCTGCGGCATCGCCTGGTTCGACGAAACCTTCCGCCAGGTGGATGCGCGCAGCCAGGTGCGCTGGCAGGTGGCCGAAGGCGACAAGGTGGCCGCCGGCCAGTGCCTGTGCGAGATCAGCGGCCCGGCACGCGCGCTGCTTACCGCCGAGCGCACCGCGCTGAACATGCTGCAGACGCTGTCGGCGGTAGCCACGGAAACCCGCCGCTACGTGGACGCCATCGCCGGCAACCGTGCCCGCATCCTCGACACCCGCAAGACCCTGCCCTGCATGCGCCTGGCGCAGAAATACGCGGTGACCGTGGGCGGCGGCATGAACCAGCGCATCGGCCTGTACGACGGTGTGCTGATCAAGGAAAACCACATCATGGCCGCCGGCAGCATCACCGCCGCCCTGGCCAATGCCCGCGCGCTGGTGCCGGCCGGTGTGAGCATCCAGGTGGAAGTGGAAAACCTGGCCGAGCTGCAGGAGGCGCTGGCAGCCGGCTGCACGCTGATTCTGCTGGACAATATGTCGCTGGACGATATGCGCGAAGCGGTACGCCTGTCCGCCGGCCGCGCCGAGCTGGAAGCCTCCGGCGGCGTGGAGCTGGCCAGCGTGCGCGCCATCGCCGAAACCGGCGTGGATCGCATCTCCATCGGCAAGCTCACCAAGGACGTGCGCGCGGTGGACCTGTCGATGCGCTTTGCCAGCTAA